Within Pseudomonas paeninsulae, the genomic segment AGGCGAAGCCAAGGCGCAGAATATTGCCTATGAAGTGACCCGCTACGGCCTCGACGACCTCGACCGGGCGATTGCCGACGAGGCCGCCCATGGCTATGTGAAGGTGCTCACCGTACCGGGCAAGGACAAGATTCTCGGTGTGACCATCGCCGGCGAGCATGCCGGCGAGCTGCTCGCCGAATACGTGCTGGCGATGAAGCACAACCTTGGGTTGAACAAGATTCTCGGCACCATCCACAGTTACCCGACCATGGCCGAGGCCAACAAGTACGCGGCCGGCGAATGGAAGCGCGGCCATGCACCGCAAGGGCTATTGCGCTGGGTCGAGCGTTTCCATGCCTGGAGACGAAACTGATGCGTGCACTGCTGCTCGGTCTGGCGCTGCTGGCACCGCTGGCTCAGGCGCAGAACGCGCTGACGGCCTGGACCGCCGGGCCGCCGCATGACGAGTGGTCGGCGCCCTGGCGCCTGGCGGATATCCCTAAACTCAAGCCTTCGGCGCGCAGCCTGGTCGAGCAGGACGGGCGCGCCGTCTTGCGCATCCAGGCCGACGCGGCAGCCGGCGGCTTGCTGCATCCGCTCGATCTGCCCGGCGACCAGCCCTGGCAGCTGAGCTGGCAATGGCGCAGCGAGCGGCACTTGGCCAAGGCACGCTTCGCCACCCGTGAGGGTGACGACTATGCCGCGCGGGTCTATGTGTTGCTGGATTACCCGCTGGCCAGCCTGCCGTTCCTGACCCGACAGAAGCTGCGTCTGGCGCGCACCTTCTACGACTCCAGCTTGCCGGCGGCGACCCTCAGCTACGTCTGGGACAACCGCGTGGCCCCCGGTACCCATGCGCGCAGCGCCTACACCGAACAGGTCGAAATGCTCGCACTGCGTGGTCCAGAAGCGCCGCTCGGGCAGTGGCTGACGGAGAGCCGCGATCTGCGCGCCGACGCCATCGCCGCCTTCGGCAGCGCGCCGCGGCGTATTCTCGGGGTGGTCTTCGCCGCCGACAGCGACAACACCGGCGAGTCGGTCGAGAGTTATTTTGCCGAGCCGCAATTGCGTGTCAAACCCTGAGAGCGGGTGAAAAAACTCTCGCTGACTGCGGCCGCTGCAAATTTGGCAGCCCGTCCGTGCGAAGGGCAGCCCGGGCGGCGTTCCGTTCGGAGCGCAGCGACAACCCGCCAGCTTTATGCCGCGCCGCTGAACCACGGTGCACTGCCTACGGCGATACACCCTCCGGATCGGCAAAAACACCCGCTGCTGTGTTGCGCTCGATATTTTCACAACTGTTGAGCGCATCTATCGCCTGACGACAGACGAGGTGCTTAGCCTTTACCATGCAGCACTGTTTCAGCCGTAAATCAATGGAATCCTCGGTTCGATGAACCACTACTTGCTATTGATCGGTGCCGGCCACGCCCACCTCGGCGTATTGCGCCGTTGGGCGCGGGTCGAGCGGCCGCCTGGGCGCATTGCCCTGCTCAGCGCCGGGCATGAGGCCTGGTACTCGGGCATGCTGCCGGGCTTGCTGGCCGGGCGGCACGTCGCCGCGGATTGCCAGATCGAACTGGCGCCACTGTGCCGGGCGGCCAAGGTCGAGCTGATTGTCGGCGCAGCCGAAACACTGACTGCCGTGCAGCAACAGGTGCAACTAGCCGATGGCCGCAGCCTGAATGCCGATTGGCTGTCGTTGAATGTGGGCGGTCAAGTCGCCTGCCCGCCGCAACAGAGTGCTGGCATGCAGGTGCTGGCGGTCAAACCCTTCGCCGACTTTCTCAGCGGTTGGCAGAACTGGCAGGCGGATCCGCAGCCAGTGGCGATTCTCGGTGGTGGCGCGGCCGGGGTCGAGTTGGCCCTGGCCTTGGCCGATCAGGTGCCGCAGCTGGCCCTGTTCTGCCGCGGTCCATTGCTGGACGGACACTCGGCGGGCCTGCGCATGCGCGCCCTCGGCCATTTGCGCCAGCGCCGCGTGCGGGTGCGCGAAGACTGCCCGATCAGCCGCATCGACGGCGACTGCCTGACCAGCGGGATGGCGCCGGTCTGGCGTGGCCCGCGCCTGCTCCTGGCCAGTGGCGCACAGGCCTTGCCCTGGCTGACGCAGAGCGGCTTGGACTGCGATGCAGGCGGCTTCGTGCAGATCGCAGCGACCCTGCAAAGCCACTCCCATCCGCACATTTTTGCCGTCGGCGATTGCGCCAGCCTGCCTGGTGCGCGCAAGAGCGGCGTGTATTCGGTGCGTCAGGCGCCTGTGCTGGCGGCCAACCTCAACGCGGCGCTGCGTGGCTTGCCGCTGCGCGACTATCACGCGCAGCGGCAGAGTCTGGCGCTGCTTGCCACTGGCGATGGCGGCGCCTTGCTCAGTTGGCGTGGCTACAGCGCCGATGGGCAACTGTTCGGGCGCTGGAAGGATTACCTCGACCGCGGGTTTATCCAGCGCCATCGCCTTTCCGGTTAGCCGTGTGCGACCAAAGTGTCATGGTCTGGCGTGGCTAAGAGTGATCGAATCAACCTCCGCTGCGCGGGGTTGCCGAGACCGGCTGCTGGTCGTCTACAGATAGTCCCGCACCTGCCGATTCAGTGAGTAGGCGAGTGATTCGCCCGCAGTGCGCGTACGGCTCAGGCACTTGAGCGGCAGCTGCGCGAGTAAGGCTGCAGTTGGCCCCGGTTTCGCCAGAATAAAAACGATGAGGTCCGTCATGAGCACTGCCGTTACCCGCTCTCCCACCGCCTGCGTCATGCACATACTCGGGCTGGTCGCCGTGATCATGACCTACCAGCAATTCCAGCTGCCTGGCTACCTGAGCATTGGCTTGTTCCTGCTGCTGGCCCTGTGGCCCTGGTTCGGCCCCTGGCGGCGTGGCGACGCTGCGGCGTCGGCAAATAGCGCGGCGAGCACGGATTTCGCCAAGCTGAGCCAAAACCTGTCGCAGCACACCTGCCATAACGCCTTGTCCGCCGCCCAGGTGGCGCATGCGGTGCAGCAACTGGCCGATAAACTCAAGTCGCAGTTGCTCGCGGTCGAGCAGATCAGCCAGGGTGCCGACGCGATCACCCACACCGAACAGGACAGTGCCCGGCGTGCCGAACAGACCCTGAAGTCAGCGCAGACCGTGCGTCAGAGCAGTGCCGACGGTCAGCAGGCGTTGCTCCAGGCGATTGCCCGGATGCAGCGCTTGAGCGCGCAGACGGCGGCCAGCCGCGAGTTGATCGACGGCCTGAGCAGCCGCACCGAACAGATCGAGAAGGTTACTCAGGTGATCCAGTCGATTGCCAGCCAGACCAACCTGCTGGCGCTCAATGCCGCCATCGAAGCGGCGCGCGCCGGCGAGCAGGGCCGTGGTTTCGCGGTGGTCGCCGATGAGGTGCGCAATCTCGCCGCGCGCACCGCCACGGCCACCGAGGAAGTCGGCCAGATGGTCAGCGATATCCGCCAGCAGAGTACGGCGGTAGTGGCGCATATTCAGGAACAGGCCAGTGAACTGGATCAGACCGCGCAGCAGGTCGAGGAGACTGGCGGGCAGTTGCACGGTATCGCCGAGCTGGCCGTGGATGTGGAAAACCAGGTGGCGCAGATCAGCGCCGGCGCCGCGAGCAATCACGAGCGTCTGGCCAGCCTGTTCGTCGCCGTCGAGCAATTGCGCGGCGACGTGCATGCCAGCGAGGCGCAGACCCGTCAGCTGGGAGATGCCGCCGGGCGCCTGGTCGGCCAGGCCGAGACCGTCAGCGAGCAGCTCGCCGCGGTGGGGCTGGACGATTATCACCAACGCATCTATGACCTTGCCTGCGAAGGA encodes:
- a CDS encoding DUF3047 domain-containing protein — its product is MRALLLGLALLAPLAQAQNALTAWTAGPPHDEWSAPWRLADIPKLKPSARSLVEQDGRAVLRIQADAAAGGLLHPLDLPGDQPWQLSWQWRSERHLAKARFATREGDDYAARVYVLLDYPLASLPFLTRQKLRLARTFYDSSLPAATLSYVWDNRVAPGTHARSAYTEQVEMLALRGPEAPLGQWLTESRDLRADAIAAFGSAPRRILGVVFAADSDNTGESVESYFAEPQLRVKP
- a CDS encoding FAD-dependent oxidoreductase; the protein is MNHYLLLIGAGHAHLGVLRRWARVERPPGRIALLSAGHEAWYSGMLPGLLAGRHVAADCQIELAPLCRAAKVELIVGAAETLTAVQQQVQLADGRSLNADWLSLNVGGQVACPPQQSAGMQVLAVKPFADFLSGWQNWQADPQPVAILGGGAAGVELALALADQVPQLALFCRGPLLDGHSAGLRMRALGHLRQRRVRVREDCPISRIDGDCLTSGMAPVWRGPRLLLASGAQALPWLTQSGLDCDAGGFVQIAATLQSHSHPHIFAVGDCASLPGARKSGVYSVRQAPVLAANLNAALRGLPLRDYHAQRQSLALLATGDGGALLSWRGYSADGQLFGRWKDYLDRGFIQRHRLSG
- a CDS encoding methyl-accepting chemotaxis protein, which gives rise to MTYQQFQLPGYLSIGLFLLLALWPWFGPWRRGDAAASANSAASTDFAKLSQNLSQHTCHNALSAAQVAHAVQQLADKLKSQLLAVEQISQGADAITHTEQDSARRAEQTLKSAQTVRQSSADGQQALLQAIARMQRLSAQTAASRELIDGLSSRTEQIEKVTQVIQSIASQTNLLALNAAIEAARAGEQGRGFAVVADEVRNLAARTATATEEVGQMVSDIRQQSTAVVAHIQEQASELDQTAQQVEETGGQLHGIAELAVDVENQVAQISAGAASNHERLASLFVAVEQLRGDVHASEAQTRQLGDAAGRLVGQAETVSEQLAAVGLDDYHQRIYDLACEGAASIAAQFEADILGGRVGLDDLFDRHYQPVPGSFPAKYQTRFDRYADQVLPALQEPLLARHEGLVFAIVSTPEGYVPTHNNAFNHPPSGDRVRDTAKSRSKRLFNDRTGIRCGSHQKPLLLQTYMRDTGELMHDLSVPIQVQGRHWGGLRLGYKPEP